The following are encoded in a window of Bradyrhizobium guangdongense genomic DNA:
- a CDS encoding xanthine dehydrogenase family protein molybdopterin-binding subunit, whose translation MQEHTKSSTLENVIALQKYGVGQPVRRKEDDTLVRGKGRYTDDFNLPGQAYAVIVRSTHAHGVIRGIGVDAAKAMPGVLGVWTGKDLDAAGYGPFTCGLPLKSRDGSPLFQTNRQPLATDKVRFVGDPVAFVVAETLAQARDAGEAVELDIEPLPAVTDPVEAANPGAPQLYDHIPNNVALDYHYGDTDKVNAAFASAAHVTRIDIENTRVAVVSMEPRVGLASYDKKTERYTIQMPTQGVAGNRANLAKNLKVPNEKVRILTANVGGSFGMKNVNYPEYMCILYAAKALGRPVKWLDERSTSFLSDSHGRAQKIHAELALDAEGHFLAARLSGYGNLGAYITGVAPSPLSLNTGKNFSSVYRTPLMAVDIKTVLTNTTLMGAYRGAGRPEANYYMERLIDRAADEMGINRLTLRKRNFIKPNQMPFAASSGVTYDSGDFQAVFNKALEISDHENFVKRKKESKKAGKLRGIAVGSYLEVTAPPSPELGKIVFDPDGTVQLITGTLDYGQGHATPFAQVLCAQLGIPFESVKLVQGDSDIVHAGNGTGGSRSITASGMAIVEASKLVIEKGKRAAAHMLEASEADIEFAGGSFTIAGTDRSIDIMELAKKLHDGKVPDGVPDSLDVDHTSEPVPSAFPNGCHVAEVEIDPETGVVEIVRYSAVNDFGTVINPMLVAGQLHGGVVQGIGQALMEHIRYDESGQPITGSLMDYALPRAGDVPNMTVGDHPVPATTNPLGSKGCGEAGCAGSLSTVVNAVLDALSEYGVKHIDMPLTPERVWRAIQDAKGKAA comes from the coding sequence ATGCAAGAACACACTAAATCGTCCACGCTCGAAAACGTTATTGCACTGCAAAAATATGGCGTCGGGCAACCGGTCCGCCGCAAGGAGGACGACACGCTGGTGCGGGGCAAAGGCCGCTACACCGACGATTTCAACCTGCCAGGCCAGGCCTACGCCGTGATCGTCCGCTCGACCCATGCCCATGGCGTGATCCGCGGCATCGGTGTCGACGCCGCCAAGGCGATGCCGGGCGTGCTGGGGGTCTGGACCGGCAAGGACCTCGATGCCGCCGGCTATGGCCCCTTCACCTGCGGCCTTCCGCTGAAGAGCCGCGACGGCTCGCCCCTGTTCCAGACCAACCGCCAGCCGCTGGCGACCGACAAGGTCCGCTTCGTCGGCGATCCCGTCGCCTTCGTGGTCGCCGAGACGCTGGCCCAGGCACGCGATGCCGGTGAAGCGGTCGAGCTCGACATCGAGCCGCTGCCGGCGGTGACCGACCCAGTGGAAGCCGCCAATCCCGGCGCGCCGCAGCTTTACGACCACATCCCGAACAATGTCGCGCTCGACTATCACTATGGCGACACGGACAAGGTCAACGCGGCCTTTGCCAGCGCCGCCCATGTCACCAGGATCGACATCGAGAACACCCGCGTCGCCGTGGTGTCGATGGAGCCGCGCGTCGGGCTCGCCTCCTATGACAAGAAGACCGAGCGCTACACCATCCAGATGCCGACGCAGGGCGTCGCGGGCAACCGCGCCAACCTCGCCAAGAACCTGAAGGTGCCGAACGAGAAGGTGCGCATCCTCACCGCCAATGTCGGCGGCTCCTTCGGCATGAAGAACGTCAACTATCCCGAATACATGTGCATCCTGTACGCGGCGAAGGCGCTGGGCCGCCCGGTGAAGTGGCTGGACGAGCGTTCGACCAGCTTCCTCTCCGACAGCCACGGCCGTGCGCAGAAGATTCACGCCGAGCTCGCGCTCGACGCCGAGGGGCATTTCCTCGCGGCCAGGCTGTCCGGCTACGGCAATCTCGGCGCCTACATCACCGGCGTCGCGCCGAGCCCGCTCTCGCTCAACACCGGCAAGAACTTCTCCAGCGTTTACCGCACGCCGCTGATGGCGGTCGACATCAAGACGGTGCTGACCAATACAACGCTGATGGGCGCCTATCGTGGCGCCGGCCGACCCGAGGCGAACTATTACATGGAGCGGCTGATCGACCGCGCCGCCGACGAGATGGGCATCAACCGCCTGACGTTGCGCAAGCGCAATTTCATCAAGCCGAACCAGATGCCGTTCGCGGCCTCCTCCGGCGTCACCTATGACAGCGGCGACTTCCAAGCCGTTTTCAACAAGGCGCTCGAGATCTCCGACCACGAGAACTTCGTCAAGCGGAAGAAGGAGAGCAAGAAGGCCGGCAAGCTGCGCGGCATCGCGGTCGGCTCGTACCTGGAGGTCACCGCGCCGCCGAGCCCCGAACTCGGCAAGATCGTGTTCGACCCTGACGGCACCGTGCAGCTCATCACCGGCACGCTCGATTACGGGCAGGGCCACGCCACACCGTTCGCGCAGGTGCTGTGCGCGCAGCTCGGCATTCCCTTCGAAAGCGTCAAGCTGGTGCAGGGAGACAGCGACATCGTCCATGCCGGGAACGGCACCGGCGGCTCGCGCTCGATCACCGCGAGCGGCATGGCGATCGTCGAGGCGTCCAAGCTCGTGATCGAGAAGGGCAAGCGCGCCGCGGCGCATATGCTGGAGGCGTCCGAGGCCGATATCGAATTCGCAGGCGGCAGCTTCACGATTGCCGGTACCGACCGCAGCATCGACATCATGGAGCTCGCCAAGAAGCTCCATGATGGCAAGGTGCCAGACGGCGTGCCTGACTCACTCGACGTCGACCACACCAGCGAACCGGTACCGTCAGCGTTCCCGAACGGCTGCCACGTCGCCGAGGTCGAGATCGATCCTGAGACCGGAGTGGTGGAGATCGTGCGTTATAGCGCGGTCAACGACTTCGGCACGGTGATCAACCCGATGCTGGTCGCGGGTCAGCTCCATGGCGGCGTCGTGCAGGGCATCGGCCAGGCACTGATGGAGCACATCCGCTACGACGAGAGCGGCCAGCCGATCACGGGCTCGCTGATGGATTACGCCCTGCCGCGCGCGGGCGACGTGCCCAATATGACAGTCGGCGACCACCCGGTGCCGGCCACGACCAACCCGCTTGGCAGCAAGGGCTGCGGCGAAGCCGGCTGCGCCGGCAGCCTGTCGACGGTGGTGAACGCGGTGCTCGATGCGCTCTCCGAATATGGCGTCAAGCACATCGACATGCCGCTGACCCCGGAGCGCGTGTGGCGGGCGATCCAGGATGCGAAGGGGAAGGCAGCTTAA
- a CDS encoding YaiI/YqxD family protein: MTDTPIRIYVDADACPVKDEIYRVALRHGVPVSVVAGNFIRVPQDPLIERIAAGSGMDAADDWIAERARPGDVVVTSDIPLASRCVKAGAEVIAPNGKLFTEETIGMTLAVRNLMTDLRSAGEVTGGPRSFSPRDRSAFLSALDQTLRRIHRRRADQAATSQNLSQG; the protein is encoded by the coding sequence ATGACCGACACTCCCATCCGCATCTATGTCGACGCCGACGCCTGCCCGGTGAAGGACGAAATCTACCGCGTGGCGCTCCGCCACGGCGTGCCCGTGAGCGTCGTCGCCGGCAACTTCATCCGCGTGCCACAGGATCCGCTGATCGAGCGTATCGCCGCCGGCTCCGGGATGGACGCCGCCGACGACTGGATCGCCGAGCGGGCGAGGCCCGGCGACGTGGTCGTCACGTCGGACATTCCGCTGGCAAGCCGCTGCGTGAAAGCGGGCGCGGAGGTGATCGCACCGAACGGCAAGCTGTTCACCGAAGAAACGATCGGCATGACGCTGGCGGTCCGCAATCTGATGACCGATCTGCGCTCGGCCGGCGAAGTGACCGGTGGTCCGCGCTCGTTCTCGCCGCGCGACCGCTCCGCCTTTCTCTCGGCGCTCGACCAGACGCTGCGCCGGATCCATCGCCGCCGCGCCGATCAGGCCGCCACGAGCCAGAATTTGAGTCAAGGCTAG
- a CDS encoding ABC-F family ATP-binding cassette domain-containing protein, with amino-acid sequence MAPPLIQLKDIRLTFGGTPLLSGVELNVAPYERVCLIGRNGSGKSTLLKIAAGLVEPDGGTRFVQPGATVRYLPQEPDFGEHKTTLSYVESGLAPGDDQHQARYLLEQLGLTGEENPHNLSGGEARRAALAYVLAPSPDILLLDEPTNHLDLSTIEWLEQELDSRRSALVIISHDRRFLTNLSRSTAWLDRGKIKQIDRGFASFESWRDEVLAEEERDQHKLDRKIVDEEHWLRHGVSGRRKRNVKRLANLHALRDQRRNYRGTAGTASLAAAEAEQSGKLVIEAKGITKAYGDRVIVDKFSTRIQRGDRLGIIGPNGAGKTTLVNLLTGGTQPDSGTVRLGANLEMATLDQHRESLDPKSTLAEALTGGRGDHVMVGGKPKHVVGYMKDFLFGQEQRGTPLEVLSGGERGRLMLARALAKPSNLLVLDEPTNDLDLETLDVLEEMLGDYEGTVILISHDRDFLDRVVTSVIAPEGNGKWIEYAGGYSDMLAQRGADLKRETAKAPVPAEKKEERIAAPVAASKRKLSFNEKHALETLPKKMETLQAEIAKLQRVLDDPNLYARDRKKFDDTSAAIAKAHEELSAAEERWLELEMLREEIEQA; translated from the coding sequence ATGGCACCGCCGCTGATCCAACTCAAAGACATCAGGCTGACCTTCGGCGGCACGCCGCTGCTGTCGGGCGTCGAGCTCAATGTCGCTCCATACGAGCGCGTCTGCCTGATCGGCCGCAACGGCTCCGGCAAGTCGACGCTGCTGAAGATCGCGGCCGGCCTCGTCGAGCCGGACGGCGGCACGCGCTTCGTGCAGCCCGGCGCCACCGTTCGTTACCTGCCGCAGGAGCCGGACTTCGGCGAGCACAAGACCACGCTGAGCTATGTCGAATCCGGCCTCGCGCCGGGCGACGACCAGCATCAAGCGCGCTATCTGCTGGAGCAGCTTGGCCTCACCGGCGAGGAGAACCCGCACAACCTCTCGGGCGGCGAAGCGCGGCGCGCGGCGCTGGCCTATGTACTGGCACCCTCGCCCGACATCCTGCTGCTGGACGAGCCGACCAACCATCTCGATCTCTCCACCATCGAATGGCTGGAACAGGAGCTCGACTCCCGGCGCAGTGCGCTTGTGATCATCAGCCACGACCGCCGCTTCCTCACCAATCTCTCGCGTTCGACGGCCTGGCTCGACCGCGGCAAGATCAAGCAGATCGACCGCGGCTTTGCCTCGTTCGAGAGCTGGCGCGACGAGGTGCTCGCGGAGGAGGAACGCGACCAGCACAAGCTCGATCGCAAGATCGTCGATGAGGAGCACTGGCTGCGGCACGGCGTTTCCGGACGGCGCAAGCGCAACGTCAAGCGGCTCGCCAATCTGCATGCGCTGCGCGACCAGCGCCGCAACTATCGCGGCACCGCCGGCACCGCCAGCCTCGCCGCGGCCGAAGCCGAACAATCCGGCAAGCTGGTGATCGAGGCGAAGGGCATCACCAAGGCCTATGGCGACCGCGTGATCGTCGACAAATTCTCCACGCGCATCCAGCGCGGCGACCGGCTCGGCATTATCGGCCCGAACGGCGCCGGCAAGACCACGCTCGTCAACCTGCTCACCGGCGGGACGCAGCCGGATTCCGGCACGGTACGGCTCGGCGCCAATCTGGAGATGGCGACGCTCGACCAGCATCGCGAAAGTCTCGACCCCAAATCGACGCTGGCGGAAGCCCTGACCGGAGGTCGCGGCGACCACGTCATGGTCGGCGGCAAGCCGAAGCACGTCGTCGGCTACATGAAGGACTTCCTGTTCGGGCAGGAGCAGCGCGGCACACCGCTCGAGGTGCTCTCAGGCGGTGAGCGCGGCCGGCTGATGCTGGCGCGCGCGCTGGCAAAGCCCTCGAACCTGCTGGTGCTGGACGAGCCGACCAACGATCTCGATCTGGAAACCCTAGACGTGCTCGAGGAGATGCTCGGTGATTACGAGGGCACCGTCATCCTGATCAGCCATGACCGCGACTTCCTCGACCGCGTCGTCACGTCGGTGATTGCGCCCGAAGGCAACGGCAAGTGGATCGAATATGCCGGCGGCTACAGCGACATGCTGGCGCAGCGCGGCGCCGATTTGAAGCGCGAGACCGCAAAGGCACCGGTCCCCGCCGAGAAGAAAGAGGAACGCATCGCTGCTCCCGTCGCCGCGTCGAAGCGCAAGTTGAGCTTCAACGAGAAGCACGCGCTGGAGACGCTGCCGAAGAAGATGGAGACGCTGCAGGCCGAGATCGCGAAACTGCAGCGCGTGCTTGATGATCCCAACCTCTATGCCAGGGATCGCAAGAAATTCGACGACACCTCCGCGGCCATCGCCAAGGCGCATGAGGAACTCTCCGCCGCCGAAGAACGCTGGCTCGAACTTGAAATGCTTCGCGAAGAAATAGAGCAGGCCTAA
- a CDS encoding D-TA family PLP-dependent enzyme, protein MTTTLAAKIAREYGTPCAVIDMDRVERNIARIQKACDDAGIANRPHIKTHKNPTLAKMQVAAGAKGITCQKIGEAEIMANAGIDDILISYNLLGEEKMARLGALNAKTNMTVAADNSTVVAGLPKAAAASGRPLSVVVECDTGRKRAGVETPAEAIALAREIAGSKGLEFAGFMLYPTESGWADAQKFYDEALAGVRAHGLDAKIVSTGGTPNLVNIGKLRGGTEHRFGTYIYNDRMQVAAGVATWDDCALHIYSTVVSRAAPERGILDAGSKTLTTDTGGLDGHGLILEHPEAKIAKFAEEHGFLDLSRSNTRPNVGDVVRIVPNHVCVVVNMMDEVLMVRGEEIIGTLPVAARGKLR, encoded by the coding sequence ATGACAACGACTCTCGCCGCAAAAATCGCCCGTGAATACGGCACGCCCTGCGCCGTCATCGACATGGACCGGGTCGAGCGCAACATCGCGCGGATCCAGAAGGCCTGCGACGACGCCGGTATCGCCAACCGCCCGCACATCAAGACGCACAAGAACCCGACGCTGGCCAAGATGCAGGTCGCAGCCGGCGCCAAGGGCATCACCTGCCAGAAGATCGGCGAGGCCGAGATCATGGCCAATGCCGGCATCGATGACATCCTGATCAGCTACAACCTGCTCGGCGAAGAGAAGATGGCTCGCCTTGGTGCGCTGAATGCCAAAACCAACATGACGGTCGCCGCCGACAATTCGACCGTCGTTGCCGGCCTGCCCAAGGCCGCCGCGGCGTCGGGCCGCCCGCTCTCGGTCGTGGTCGAATGCGACACCGGACGCAAGCGCGCGGGCGTCGAGACGCCAGCCGAGGCGATCGCGCTGGCGCGCGAGATCGCCGGCTCGAAGGGGCTGGAATTCGCCGGCTTCATGCTCTATCCGACCGAGAGCGGATGGGCTGACGCACAGAAGTTTTACGATGAAGCGCTCGCCGGCGTGCGCGCGCACGGGCTGGATGCCAAGATCGTCTCGACCGGCGGCACGCCGAACCTCGTCAATATCGGCAAGCTCAGGGGCGGCACCGAGCATCGCTTCGGCACCTACATCTACAATGACCGCATGCAGGTCGCCGCCGGCGTCGCGACCTGGGACGACTGCGCCCTGCACATCTATTCGACAGTGGTCAGCCGTGCCGCGCCCGAGCGCGGCATTCTCGATGCCGGCTCGAAGACGCTGACGACGGACACCGGCGGCCTCGACGGCCACGGGCTGATCCTGGAGCACCCCGAAGCCAAAATCGCGAAGTTCGCCGAGGAGCACGGCTTCCTCGATCTCTCCCGCAGCAACACACGGCCAAACGTCGGCGACGTGGTCCGGATCGTGCCGAACCACGTCTGCGTCGTCGTCAACATGATGGACGAGGTTCTGATGGTCCGCGGCGAGGAGATCATCGGCACGCTGCCGGTGGCGGCCCGCGGGAAGCTGCGCTAG
- a CDS encoding LysR family transcriptional regulator: MNTHDLVAFVAVVETGSIVAASTRLNLTQPGVTRRIQNLEEMLGTQLLDRLSKPLKPTAAGHEAYEQGRRLLRMLDDLKAGVANDGVVRGEFRLGLTPFLSEAGLSAPLDAVRAEFPALSVRVVSGWSPNQVERVSRNELDAAAICLPDGAVPPADLVSDDLGAQPVVFVVARDTKIPRTVDLERLSQLSWVINQDGCGFRDTLKRRFDAEHLPFTVAVEALDSELRLSLVARGLGVGLVTPLALKRSAFRKQLKPVAARDFNPAVRAWLVHRPPAGRLARPINLFREGLDRELQALIRA, from the coding sequence ATGAATACCCATGACCTCGTCGCCTTCGTCGCGGTCGTCGAGACCGGATCGATCGTCGCGGCCTCGACCCGTCTCAACCTCACTCAACCCGGCGTGACGCGGCGCATCCAGAATCTGGAGGAGATGCTGGGCACGCAATTGCTGGACCGCCTCTCGAAGCCGCTGAAGCCGACTGCCGCAGGACACGAGGCCTATGAGCAGGGCCGACGCTTGCTCAGAATGCTCGACGATCTCAAGGCTGGCGTTGCCAATGACGGCGTGGTGCGCGGCGAGTTCAGGCTCGGCCTCACGCCGTTTCTCTCCGAAGCCGGGCTCAGTGCGCCACTCGATGCCGTGCGTGCCGAATTTCCTGCGCTGAGCGTACGCGTCGTCTCGGGCTGGTCACCCAACCAGGTCGAGCGGGTCAGCCGCAACGAGCTGGATGCCGCCGCGATCTGCCTGCCCGACGGGGCCGTGCCGCCTGCTGATCTCGTCTCTGACGATCTCGGTGCACAGCCCGTGGTGTTCGTCGTCGCGCGCGATACCAAGATCCCTCGCACCGTCGATCTCGAGCGCCTGTCGCAGCTCTCATGGGTCATCAACCAGGACGGCTGCGGATTCCGCGACACGCTGAAGCGCCGCTTCGATGCCGAGCATTTGCCGTTCACGGTCGCCGTGGAGGCGCTCGACAGCGAGCTTCGCCTGTCGCTCGTGGCGCGGGGCCTCGGCGTCGGGCTGGTGACGCCCCTCGCATTGAAGCGCAGTGCATTTCGCAAGCAACTCAAGCCGGTCGCTGCGCGGGACTTCAATCCCGCCGTTCGGGCATGGTTGGTGCACCGTCCTCCGGCCGGGCGGCTGGCCCGACCGATCAACCTGTTCCGCGAGGGGCTCGATCGGGAGCTACAGGCTCTTATTCGCGCCTAG
- a CDS encoding MFS transporter → MTISETTRLASPKHLAERSLIGLGSITTGVVVTNLFAPQILVGLIGRSLAMTAVQAGLVSTLTLLGYALGLVLLVPLVDLVENRRLILRTLGCAIFAALATALAPTPSLLLLATFVLGASCAAIQMIVPLVASMVAPERRGQAIGEVMGGLMIGILLSRPAASLIADLSSWRAYYLASAILMTLLAGALGRYLPTLQPAARLGYVDLLRSFPKLLRDEPVLRVRAWTASLVMASFTAFWSAVALRLPDAPFTLDAKGIAAFALIGVAGVAATPIAGRWGDKGWARPMFFAAHLCIIGSLALCAWAGVIESRSAALMVMSLGTILLDVGITADQTLGRRAVNLLRPEARGRINGLFVALFFVGGGVGSAAASLAWSYAGWTAVCAIAAGFGLLGLLTDLLTRTGTS, encoded by the coding sequence ATGACCATCTCCGAAACCACCAGGCTTGCATCACCCAAGCATCTCGCCGAACGATCCCTGATCGGGCTTGGCTCGATCACCACCGGCGTCGTCGTCACCAATTTGTTCGCGCCGCAGATTCTGGTTGGCCTGATCGGCCGGTCCCTGGCCATGACCGCGGTTCAGGCCGGCCTCGTCAGCACGTTGACCCTGCTCGGCTATGCGCTCGGCCTGGTGTTGCTCGTGCCGCTGGTCGATCTCGTCGAGAATCGGCGCCTGATCCTGCGCACGCTCGGCTGCGCAATCTTCGCGGCACTGGCAACGGCATTGGCGCCGACACCCTCGCTGCTATTGCTCGCCACCTTCGTTCTCGGAGCGTCCTGCGCGGCGATCCAAATGATCGTTCCTCTCGTGGCCTCGATGGTAGCGCCGGAACGCCGCGGCCAGGCGATCGGCGAGGTGATGGGCGGCTTGATGATCGGCATCCTGTTGTCGCGGCCGGCCGCGAGCCTGATTGCCGATCTTTCGAGCTGGCGCGCGTATTATCTCGCCTCAGCTATTCTGATGACGCTGCTTGCCGGCGCACTCGGTCGCTATCTGCCGACGCTGCAGCCAGCGGCCCGCCTCGGCTACGTCGACTTGCTCCGCTCTTTCCCAAAGCTGCTACGGGACGAGCCTGTGCTGCGCGTGCGCGCCTGGACAGCTTCCCTGGTCATGGCGTCTTTCACCGCATTCTGGTCCGCCGTTGCGCTGCGCCTGCCCGATGCACCCTTCACGCTCGATGCCAAGGGCATCGCGGCTTTCGCGCTGATCGGCGTTGCGGGCGTCGCGGCGACGCCGATCGCCGGCCGTTGGGGAGACAAGGGGTGGGCGAGACCGATGTTCTTCGCCGCTCACCTGTGCATCATCGGCTCACTTGCCCTTTGCGCCTGGGCGGGCGTGATCGAGTCCCGCAGTGCTGCGCTGATGGTGATGAGCCTCGGCACCATCCTGCTGGACGTCGGCATCACCGCCGACCAGACGCTTGGGCGTCGCGCCGTCAATTTGCTGCGCCCCGAGGCGCGCGGCCGGATCAACGGCCTGTTCGTCGCGCTGTTCTTCGTCGGTGGAGGCGTCGGCTCCGCGGCGGCCTCACTGGCCTGGAGCTATGCGGGTTGGACCGCCGTCTGCGCCATCGCGGCGGGCTTCGGTTTGCTTGGCCTGCTCACCGATCTTTTGACCAGGACAGGCACGTCATGA
- a CDS encoding TIGR03862 family flavoprotein: MAAEVLAQGGARVTIYDAMPSAGRKFLMAGRGGLNLTHSEPLADFLLRYRQAMPHLRAAVEAFPPDALRDWSAGLGQLTFVGSSGRVFPKSFKASPLLRAWLRRLDVSGAQFAFRHRWTGWDETGRLQFQTPDGPRAIAAAASLLALGGASWPRLGSDGAWVDLLAAKGIIISKLRPANSGFTVSWSDVFRDRFEGQPLKGVALTIGAHTVRGEAMITRGGIEGGAIYALSAELREAVLALGQATLTIALRPDLGTDALTTRLSGTRGKQSLANFLRKAVQLSPVGIGLMQEAAIASGRPLASLSPAELAHLVNAIPVGLTGTAPIERAISTAGGIEFGELDEHFMLRKLPGMFAAGEMLDWEAPTGGYLLQASFATGVAAGRGALAWLASSRS; this comes from the coding sequence ATGGCGGCGGAGGTGCTGGCGCAGGGCGGTGCCCGCGTCACCATCTACGACGCCATGCCGTCGGCAGGTCGCAAATTCCTGATGGCCGGCCGCGGCGGGCTCAATCTCACCCATAGCGAGCCGCTGGCGGATTTCCTTCTCCGCTACCGGCAGGCAATGCCGCATCTGCGCGCCGCGGTCGAGGCGTTTCCGCCTGATGCGTTGCGCGACTGGAGCGCGGGCTTGGGGCAGCTGACCTTTGTCGGCAGCAGCGGACGAGTGTTTCCAAAAAGCTTCAAGGCCTCGCCCTTGCTGCGCGCCTGGCTTCGGCGCCTTGATGTGTCAGGCGCGCAATTCGCGTTCCGGCATCGCTGGACCGGCTGGGACGAGACCGGTCGCCTGCAATTTCAGACACCGGATGGTCCGCGAGCCATCGCCGCCGCCGCAAGCCTGCTGGCGCTCGGTGGTGCGAGCTGGCCGCGGCTGGGCTCGGATGGCGCGTGGGTTGATTTGCTCGCCGCGAAAGGCATTATCATCTCGAAGCTCCGGCCGGCGAATTCGGGCTTCACAGTCTCCTGGTCCGACGTCTTCCGCGACCGGTTCGAGGGGCAGCCGCTCAAGGGCGTGGCGCTGACGATCGGTGCACATACGGTGCGTGGCGAAGCCATGATCACCCGGGGCGGGATCGAGGGCGGCGCGATCTACGCGCTGTCGGCGGAATTGCGCGAAGCGGTGCTGGCTCTGGGGCAGGCGACATTGACGATCGCATTGCGGCCCGATCTCGGCACGGATGCGCTGACGACACGATTGTCGGGCACGCGCGGCAAGCAATCCCTGGCGAATTTCCTGCGCAAGGCGGTGCAATTGTCACCGGTCGGTATCGGCCTGATGCAGGAGGCGGCCATCGCATCCGGCCGGCCGCTGGCATCGCTCTCACCGGCGGAGCTGGCGCATCTGGTGAATGCGATTCCGGTTGGGCTCACCGGCACCGCGCCGATCGAGCGGGCGATCTCGACCGCGGGCGGGATTGAGTTCGGCGAGCTCGACGAGCACTTCATGCTCCGCAAATTGCCCGGCATGTTCGCGGCCGGCGAGATGCTGGACTGGGAAGCTCCGACTGGGGGCTATCTGCTCCAGGCGTCGTTCGCGACGGGGGTTGCTGCGGGCAGGGGCGCTTTGGCGTGGCTGGCGTCATCCCGATCATGA
- a CDS encoding SDR family NAD(P)-dependent oxidoreductase, translated as MAIRFDGRVAIVTGAGNGLGRAHALGLASRGAKVVVNDFGGARDGTGASLSPAEAVVEEIRKAGGTAMADGADVSNFEQVTAMVERATKEWGSVDIMCANAGILRDKSFGKMEAADFQKVLDVHLVGTFYCCKAVWAGMRDLNYGRIVLTTSSSGLYGNFGQANYGAAKSGMVGLMNVLAEEGRKNNIRVNIISPTAATRMTEELLPPQALQLMKPNAITPAVEYMLSEDAPTRTIMGAGAGSFAVIKILESEGINLPESEWTPDAIAAHFAEISDMSKAKALAGAFEQTQKYVAQAAARAGIKL; from the coding sequence ATGGCAATCAGGTTCGACGGACGCGTCGCCATCGTCACCGGCGCGGGCAATGGTCTCGGACGCGCACACGCGTTGGGTCTCGCGAGCCGCGGCGCGAAGGTCGTTGTCAACGATTTCGGCGGCGCGCGCGACGGCACCGGCGCCTCGCTCTCGCCGGCTGAAGCCGTGGTCGAGGAGATCCGCAAAGCCGGCGGCACCGCGATGGCGGATGGCGCCGACGTGTCGAATTTCGAACAGGTCACGGCGATGGTCGAGCGCGCCACCAAGGAGTGGGGCAGCGTCGACATCATGTGTGCCAATGCCGGCATCCTGCGCGACAAGTCGTTCGGCAAAATGGAAGCGGCTGATTTCCAGAAGGTGCTGGACGTGCATCTCGTCGGCACGTTCTATTGCTGCAAGGCGGTCTGGGCCGGCATGCGCGACCTCAATTACGGCCGCATCGTCCTGACGACCTCCTCCTCCGGCCTCTACGGCAATTTCGGCCAGGCCAATTACGGCGCCGCCAAATCGGGCATGGTCGGCCTGATGAACGTGCTCGCGGAAGAGGGGCGCAAGAACAATATCCGCGTCAACATCATCTCGCCGACGGCGGCAACCCGCATGACGGAAGAGCTGCTGCCGCCGCAGGCGCTGCAATTGATGAAGCCGAACGCGATCACGCCCGCGGTCGAGTACATGCTCAGCGAGGACGCGCCGACCCGCACCATCATGGGCGCCGGCGCCGGCTCCTTCGCGGTGATCAAGATTCTCGAGAGCGAAGGCATCAACCTGCCGGAGTCCGAATGGACGCCGGACGCGATCGCCGCGCATTTTGCCGAGATCAGCGACATGTCCAAGGCGAAGGCGCTCGCCGGCGCTTTCGAGCAGACGCAGAAATACGTGGCGCAGGCCGCGGCACGGGCGGGGATCAAGCTCTGA
- a CDS encoding MaoC family dehydratase — protein sequence MNQIWKKPPITLESYQAMVGKEIGVSSWHLIDQPRIDTFADVTEDHQFIHVDPERAKETAFGTTIAHGFLTMSMLSVMSYEVMPAIAGTTMGVNYGFDKLRFISPVRSGGRVRGRFVLAEAKLRKPGELQSRTNVTVEIEGEDKPALVADWLGLIYIA from the coding sequence GTGAACCAAATCTGGAAGAAGCCGCCGATCACGCTGGAATCCTATCAGGCGATGGTCGGCAAGGAGATCGGCGTGTCGTCCTGGCACCTGATCGACCAGCCCCGCATCGACACCTTCGCTGATGTGACCGAGGATCACCAGTTCATCCATGTCGATCCCGAGAGGGCCAAGGAGACGGCGTTCGGCACCACCATCGCGCACGGTTTCCTGACCATGTCGATGTTGTCGGTGATGTCCTACGAAGTGATGCCGGCGATTGCGGGCACCACGATGGGCGTCAATTACGGCTTCGACAAGCTGCGCTTCATCTCGCCGGTACGCTCGGGCGGGCGCGTCCGCGGCCGCTTTGTGCTGGCCGAAGCCAAGCTGCGCAAACCAGGCGAACTGCAGTCCCGCACCAACGTGACCGTGGAGATCGAAGGCGAGGACAAGCCCGCGCTGGTCGCGGACTGGCTCGGCCTGATCTATATCGCCTGA